In a single window of the Natronolimnobius sp. AArcel1 genome:
- the cas10d gene encoding type I-D CRISPR-associated protein Cas10d/Csc3: MSDSSDNEQREIDDFSYAAEEEDQPHTNEKSQSGIASLPEEVIANPDEAFAPDETLSDEQAALNEVFKEYLSEIDGKLIEAGWLYLPNKSTEYGKVDQSMLNHTRNLVFFLHRLATQAEPAGLRPISPKELRHLIALAVIHDYHKLRDEDENRSERFNITIAELEPFIDELSLKEFSTEPSEENSALEMQDFRSCAVDHHATNNAKSTNVTLRWEEYRPFIRLADGMASSTTPEEAANERAQKQFQECFPGAGVELAHHRIDHVSGIFTNLLNAAVDELLEEKYDHTLLTIYQDGCVYLAPQNSCPELTENFVDAVYKRLSDNISDSHPTYSNTDLLAEDIATVNLGHYSLNPSQFFYAGSQRVTQAIIKKGVNDGSIEEGPTDSALESMELLEDDLGRELYKTSQLYGIARFVSTIRRGILPTFLDDSGMKSEEGLRATGYVLNLPEDVAEELISLPPDVKDRLVSGNKWEFSYVFGQALLKKHGQGIKISEAESELIQDIENGLDSLADESNWMEILRENHSGGYRSEVVSFIQKHLRIGNGLQGEAGALTDTFHQYAETSRRGRICSLCSGGLSNRHNLGDMQPSDDVTMIRGGFTNRDPVGSGKRDNRVVCVPCQIELSLRGAASNNRYTGRLFVHLSPDYFYTPFAWRLYNRIINQFTGDNRVRIGRLAEAVFDIEEPEKFNQVLVELTQDDGGRPMIDSLSGGFDQEAQYGAQVVGYFKELYDDDTGNDTEFQFFGAFLALAISSHTGMRVYLSASPIPETQSRDFREFVKIGGGFSQVTAFYGDDVPLSELQGRLRSAAALIKLGHALQGNSRKDSLFAKYLRVTRNELLPGSHLLKRAAQSSDEGPYIPALMRYAVTLDEQAGIKQHGSNMSDTPHSRVTQLADLAYDAIRPASGHGRKPHRVERVFRESVKAVSKTGEQLSRDDYVMLVSGRLQKMLDRQAGDGVYPVSTEMSNAGTSLQERIEKYSEFFVDEILYGIANGRPSQLKRLKNNLADGFFGATLRAETRFYEERDQETETNDADTEME, from the coding sequence ATGAGTGATAGTTCAGACAATGAACAAAGAGAGATTGATGACTTTAGCTATGCTGCTGAAGAAGAGGACCAGCCACATACAAATGAGAAGTCACAATCAGGTATTGCATCCCTTCCAGAAGAGGTAATTGCAAATCCTGACGAGGCATTTGCTCCCGATGAGACATTATCTGACGAACAGGCAGCACTAAACGAGGTCTTCAAGGAGTATCTTTCCGAGATTGATGGAAAACTTATCGAGGCCGGTTGGCTATACCTCCCGAATAAGAGCACCGAGTACGGGAAGGTCGACCAATCGATGCTCAATCACACCCGAAATCTCGTTTTCTTCCTCCACCGGCTCGCGACTCAGGCAGAACCGGCCGGCCTCAGACCAATATCTCCAAAAGAGTTGCGTCACCTCATCGCTCTTGCAGTCATTCATGACTATCACAAACTCCGTGATGAAGATGAGAATCGATCAGAGCGATTCAACATTACAATCGCAGAATTAGAGCCTTTCATTGACGAACTCTCTCTCAAGGAGTTCAGTACCGAGCCTTCAGAAGAGAATTCAGCACTCGAGATGCAGGACTTTCGCTCCTGTGCTGTGGATCATCACGCGACCAACAATGCGAAATCGACGAACGTGACTCTTCGATGGGAAGAATATCGGCCATTCATCCGGTTAGCAGATGGAATGGCGTCTTCGACCACGCCAGAAGAGGCGGCGAACGAAAGAGCACAAAAACAGTTTCAAGAATGCTTCCCAGGCGCGGGCGTTGAACTGGCTCATCACCGAATCGATCACGTAAGTGGCATTTTCACGAATCTACTTAATGCTGCAGTTGATGAGCTCCTTGAAGAAAAGTATGATCACACGCTTCTCACTATCTATCAGGATGGGTGTGTGTATCTTGCGCCGCAAAATTCATGCCCTGAACTCACTGAAAACTTTGTAGATGCAGTTTATAAGCGATTGAGCGATAACATCAGTGATTCACATCCTACATACAGTAATACAGATCTTCTTGCAGAAGACATTGCGACGGTAAATCTCGGACATTATAGCCTAAACCCCTCTCAGTTCTTTTATGCTGGTTCTCAACGAGTAACACAGGCGATTATAAAAAAGGGAGTTAATGATGGCTCTATTGAAGAAGGGCCGACTGATTCGGCTCTGGAGTCGATGGAATTGTTGGAGGATGATCTTGGTAGAGAGTTATACAAAACAAGCCAGTTGTATGGGATAGCACGGTTTGTAAGCACTATCCGCAGAGGAATTCTTCCAACATTCCTTGATGATTCTGGGATGAAGTCTGAGGAGGGATTACGTGCGACCGGTTACGTCCTCAATCTTCCAGAGGATGTTGCAGAAGAACTCATTTCACTTCCACCTGATGTCAAAGATCGGCTGGTAAGCGGTAATAAATGGGAATTCTCATACGTCTTCGGACAAGCATTGCTCAAGAAACACGGCCAGGGAATAAAAATTAGTGAAGCGGAATCGGAGCTAATTCAAGATATTGAGAACGGCCTTGATTCGCTTGCAGATGAGTCGAACTGGATGGAAATTCTTCGAGAAAATCATTCTGGAGGATACCGCTCAGAGGTGGTATCGTTCATCCAGAAACATCTCCGAATAGGTAATGGATTACAAGGGGAAGCGGGCGCACTTACAGACACTTTCCATCAGTATGCAGAAACCTCTCGTCGTGGACGGATTTGCTCACTTTGTTCTGGTGGGCTAAGTAATAGACACAATCTTGGTGATATGCAGCCATCTGATGACGTCACCATGATTCGTGGAGGGTTCACGAACCGGGATCCAGTTGGGAGTGGTAAACGAGATAATCGAGTGGTATGCGTCCCGTGCCAAATTGAACTTTCGCTACGTGGTGCGGCTAGTAACAATCGTTACACTGGCCGACTATTCGTTCACCTCTCCCCAGATTACTTCTACACACCATTTGCATGGCGATTATACAACCGGATAATCAATCAGTTTACCGGCGATAATCGTGTCCGAATTGGTCGGCTCGCCGAGGCGGTTTTCGATATTGAGGAACCAGAGAAGTTCAATCAGGTGTTAGTCGAACTCACTCAAGATGATGGGGGTCGACCAATGATTGATTCGCTCTCCGGCGGGTTCGATCAAGAGGCTCAATATGGCGCACAAGTTGTTGGGTACTTCAAAGAGTTGTACGATGATGACACAGGAAATGATACCGAGTTCCAATTCTTTGGGGCCTTTCTCGCCCTCGCAATCAGTTCTCACACGGGAATGCGAGTATATCTCAGCGCGTCTCCAATCCCGGAGACGCAGTCGCGTGACTTCCGAGAATTCGTAAAGATCGGAGGTGGATTCAGTCAAGTGACCGCGTTCTACGGAGATGATGTTCCACTCTCAGAGTTACAAGGCCGTCTTCGGTCTGCAGCGGCACTAATCAAACTCGGTCACGCCTTGCAGGGAAACTCTCGAAAGGATTCACTATTCGCAAAGTATCTTCGGGTAACTCGCAACGAGTTGCTCCCGGGGTCACATCTGCTCAAACGAGCAGCCCAATCCTCAGATGAGGGGCCGTATATTCCTGCCCTGATGAGGTATGCTGTTACGCTCGATGAGCAAGCCGGCATCAAGCAGCACGGTTCAAATATGAGTGATACACCACACAGCCGCGTCACACAACTCGCTGATTTAGCCTACGATGCAATCCGTCCCGCAAGCGGTCACGGGCGAAAACCCCATCGCGTCGAGCGAGTCTTTCGCGAGAGTGTGAAGGCGGTCTCAAAGACAGGAGAACAGCTTAGCCGAGACGACTACGTGATGCTCGTCTCGGGTCGACTGCAGAAAATGCTTGACCGACAGGCGGGGGACGGCGTTTACCCAGTCAGTACAGAAATGTCGAACGCTGGAACATCATTACAGGAACGCATCGAGAAGTATTCCGAATTCTTCGTCGATGAGATCCTCTATGGTATCGCCAATGGTCGTCCCTCACAGCTGAAACGACTAAAGAATAACCTTGCCGATGGGTTCTTTGGTGCAACGCTCAGGGCAGAAACGAGATTCTACGAAGAGCGTGACCAAGAGACCGAGACCAACGACGCGGACACGGAGATGGAGTAA
- the cas7d gene encoding type I-D CRISPR-associated protein Cas7/Csc2, with product MLPESVTTALESGTVPIDEMTNTPGTNYTTILVLRELESHAIFTTNGQDADIASLSVVKDDSSIEYSPGIMFMRKQTGSDRRMGKAIQRELLDYEEEDSMEVNNMNPRSVESALYGSAASGDDDVDIGVTSRVMYDTAFSVRDASACIDEKFQNAPGEDYAKGSRSTIREPDFFEPGSLFPCAITLRDATPAEVAFVVAITKRNKRYGAATTRLGRVKNHILGVYTGSEEGPSNRELTANVIRSFATESDYTLSDVVQSPALDISEASEYVRDAYDAACTKGVAQNPVDQAVVNELIGMTADDELEAIMEAQRPHSEEFIDNAIKTDGD from the coding sequence ATGCTACCAGAATCAGTCACTACGGCGCTAGAGAGCGGTACCGTTCCGATCGACGAAATGACGAACACGCCAGGAACCAACTACACAACGATCCTGGTACTCAGAGAACTCGAGAGTCACGCAATCTTCACGACGAACGGCCAAGACGCAGACATCGCGTCACTGTCGGTTGTCAAAGATGACTCGAGTATAGAGTATTCGCCAGGAATAATGTTCATGCGTAAACAAACCGGTAGCGACCGTCGCATGGGCAAGGCCATCCAGCGCGAACTGCTGGATTACGAGGAAGAGGACTCGATGGAGGTAAACAACATGAATCCCCGTTCAGTCGAGTCTGCTCTCTATGGGAGCGCAGCAAGCGGCGATGATGACGTCGATATCGGCGTTACCTCGCGAGTGATGTACGACACAGCGTTTAGCGTTCGAGATGCAAGCGCGTGTATTGACGAGAAGTTCCAGAACGCACCGGGTGAGGATTACGCCAAAGGTTCTCGTTCGACCATCCGTGAGCCGGATTTCTTCGAACCGGGTTCACTCTTCCCGTGTGCAATTACCCTCCGAGACGCCACACCTGCCGAAGTGGCATTTGTCGTAGCGATTACGAAACGAAACAAGCGATACGGTGCAGCAACGACTCGGCTCGGACGCGTCAAAAACCACATCCTTGGCGTGTACACTGGCTCCGAGGAAGGGCCCTCGAACCGAGAACTCACAGCAAACGTCATCAGGTCGTTCGCTACAGAGAGCGATTATACGTTAAGTGACGTCGTTCAGTCACCAGCGCTCGATATTTCGGAGGCAAGCGAGTACGTTCGAGATGCTTACGACGCTGCTTGTACAAAAGGAGTTGCACAGAACCCAGTTGACCAAGCAGTCGTGAACGAACTCATCGGGATGACTGCAGATGACGAACTCGAGGCTATAATGGAAGCTCAGCGCCCGCATTCTGAGGAGTTTATCGATAACGCAATCAAAACTGACGGGGACTGA
- the cas5d gene encoding type I-D CRISPR-associated protein Cas5/Csc1 has protein sequence MQVIEATLTTHGKVGFASREVGRMTDTDPCILNTALHYALGLASGRYVDVNHQPTYIEDTADVVNEVYVTPAAPARIERQGTARTEYLTTNRNARSDTYATPNYPATDDPTGRADKNLPTFERERALAPENTFRFYVFPYGQDASEVATRLPSYIRLGKKRGKGHVSYRIVEAERRSGTFSLGHPLSVYDHDTTPTGGVVMKQMQPTPVWFEGEFDTDHYAIEPPYRSESRICYPTGAKFLATKRDDV, from the coding sequence ATGCAGGTTATCGAAGCAACGCTTACGACGCACGGAAAAGTGGGATTCGCCTCACGAGAGGTGGGTCGAATGACCGATACAGACCCTTGTATCCTGAACACAGCGCTGCATTACGCCCTCGGCCTTGCGAGTGGACGATACGTGGACGTGAACCACCAGCCCACCTACATCGAAGATACCGCTGATGTCGTCAATGAAGTGTACGTCACCCCGGCGGCTCCCGCTCGAATCGAACGACAAGGTACAGCTCGTACGGAATATCTCACGACAAATCGGAACGCTCGAAGCGATACATATGCGACGCCAAACTACCCAGCAACTGACGACCCCACAGGTCGTGCTGATAAGAATCTCCCGACGTTCGAGCGTGAGCGGGCGTTAGCACCCGAGAACACGTTCCGTTTCTACGTCTTTCCGTACGGGCAAGACGCGAGCGAAGTAGCTACGCGGCTCCCGTCGTATATTCGGCTCGGGAAGAAGAGAGGAAAGGGACACGTTAGCTATCGAATCGTTGAAGCCGAGCGTCGGTCGGGTACGTTCAGTCTCGGACATCCGCTAAGCGTATACGATCACGACACAACTCCGACTGGTGGTGTCGTGATGAAACAGATGCAACCAACACCGGTCTGGTTCGAAGGGGAGTTTGACACTGACCACTACGCAATTGAACCCCCATACCGGAGCGAATCGAGGATCTGTTACCCAACCGGGGCGAAATTCCTTGCAACAAAACGGGATGATGTCTAA
- the cas6 gene encoding CRISPR system precrRNA processing endoribonuclease RAMP protein Cas6: MAITDGRDATSASRVRRVTATLMPESRFPVPESDGYSVYSALLSVLSDVDAEISTSVHDSPMGSLHCSGLQGPFGESNRSHHKTLLPGKTYDLSLGIVHPDDTDVFQALVNALVLEGESIELSHGELRVERFESENTTHADILEEAAGVSDPRLEFDFRTATCIKEAGSVTTMFPTRQAVFSSLLGKWNRTAPDDLEVDIDRETISSSVIEKPDDSSYETHSVVVSRFENNDGHKRMKKAQGFSGHCTYEFKNASDSVQNAMTALALFGEYSGVGSAVARGCGNVNVQVLSE; this comes from the coding sequence ATGGCAATAACCGACGGGAGGGACGCAACGTCCGCCTCGCGGGTACGGCGGGTGACAGCGACACTCATGCCTGAATCCCGGTTTCCCGTTCCAGAGTCCGATGGATACTCCGTCTATTCAGCATTGCTGTCTGTCCTATCGGATGTTGACGCCGAGATTAGCACGAGCGTACACGACTCACCGATGGGAAGCCTCCACTGTAGCGGATTACAAGGCCCATTCGGCGAAAGCAATAGATCTCACCACAAGACGCTACTCCCTGGCAAGACCTACGACCTGTCGCTCGGGATCGTCCACCCCGACGACACCGACGTCTTCCAAGCGCTCGTGAACGCGCTTGTGCTTGAAGGTGAGTCTATCGAACTAAGCCATGGTGAATTGCGAGTGGAGCGCTTCGAAAGTGAGAACACGACACACGCAGATATCCTCGAGGAAGCAGCTGGCGTCAGCGATCCCAGACTTGAGTTTGACTTCCGGACAGCAACCTGCATTAAGGAAGCAGGGTCGGTCACGACGATGTTCCCAACGAGACAAGCCGTTTTCTCGAGTCTTCTAGGGAAATGGAACCGAACAGCGCCCGACGATCTGGAAGTCGATATCGACCGGGAGACGATTTCGTCATCCGTAATCGAGAAACCAGATGACTCGAGTTATGAAACTCACAGCGTGGTTGTGAGCCGGTTCGAAAATAACGATGGGCACAAGAGAATGAAAAAGGCACAGGGGTTCTCGGGACACTGCACATACGAGTTCAAGAACGCGAGCGACAGTGTCCAAAACGCTATGACGGCACTCGCATTGTTCGGGGAGTACAGTGGGGTAGGGAGTGCTGTGGCTCGAGGGTGTGGGAATGTCAATGTCCAGGTGTTGAGTGAATGA